CCGAGCGAGCCGGGATTTCCCCGGAGTGGATCGAGGCCGCGCAGAACTCGCCGGTGTACCGGCTGATCGTGGACTACCAGCTCGCGCTGCCGCTGCACCCGGAGTACCGCACGATGCCGATGGTCTGGTACGTGCCGCCGCTGTCGCCCGTGGTCGACGTGCTGAGCGAGACGGGCCACGACGGCGAGGAGGTGGGCAACCTGTTCGGCGCGATCGACGCGTTGCGCATCCCCGTGGAGTACCTGGCGGAGCTGTTCACCGCCGGTGACGTGGGGCCGGTGCGGGCGTCGTTGCAGCGGCTGGCGGCGATGCGCGCCCACATGCGCAAGGTCAACCTCGGCGAGGACGTGGACGACTCGATCGCCGCGTCCGTGCGGCTCGCGCCCGGCGAGATCGAGTCCATGTACCGGCTGCTGGCCATCGCCAAGTACGAGGACCGGTACGTCATCCCGGGCGGGGCGACCTCCGACGCGCACCGGCTGGAGGCCATCGCCACCGGGTGCAGCCTGGACGACGACGGCGGTCCCGGCATGACCGCGTTCGACGTGATGGCCGAGAAGTTCCAGCTGGTCGACACCAACGGCGCGGCCCCGGCCGACAAGTCCCGGCGGATCAACCTGCTGGACTGGGACGGCGTCACCACCGAGGGCATGTTCCCGGCCGCGGGCAACGGCGCCGCGCACGAGCCCGAGGCGATCGGATGAGAGCGGCCTCGTCGGAAAGGGACACCCGGCTGGTGTGGCGGATCGCCGCGCTCCTGATCGACTACCCGACCGAGGCGGTGCTGTCGATGCTGCCGGACCTCCGCGCGGCGGCGGCGTCCGTGCCCTCGCCCGCGCTCGTGTCGTTCATCGACCACGCCCTCGCGCTGCCCGGCGGCACGCTCGCCCAGCACTACGTCGAGACCTTCGACCTGCGTCGGCGCAACTGCCTGCACCTGTCGTACTACGCCTACGGCGACACCCGGAAGCGCGGCATGGCGTTGCTGCGCTTCAAGCACGCCTACCGCGCGGCCGGTGTCGAGCTGGGCGAGCACGAACTGCCCGACCACCTGTCGGTGGTGCTGGAGTTCGCCGCGACCACCGACCCCGACGCCGGGCGTCGGCTGCTGGTCGAGCACCGCCCGGTGCTGGAGCTGATCCGGTTGTCCTTGGAGGACAGCGGTTCGCCGTACCTGCCGGTGCTGGACGCCGTGTGCGGCACGTTGCCCGCTTTGAACGCCGCCGACCGGCGCAAGGTCGCCGCACTGGCCGCCGAGGGACCACCCGAGGAGGACGTGGGCCTGGAGCCCTTCGCGATGGACCCCTCGCTGCACGCCGGATCGGGAGGACGACGATGAGCACGTTGCTGTGGCTGGCCCTGCCCTACATCGCGCTGACCTCGTTCCTGGTCGGGCACGTCTGGCGGTACCGGCACGACCAGTTCGGCTGGACCACCCGGTCCTCCCAGATGCACGAGAGCCGGTTGCTGCGCCTGGGCAGCCCGCTGTTCCACTTCGGACTGCTGGCCGTGATCGGCGGTCACGCGATGGGCCTGCTGGTCCCGAAGAGCTGGACCGAGTTCTTCGGGATCACCGACGAGATGTACCACGTCGTCTCCGTGACGGCGGGCAGCCTGGCGGGCACGGCCACCGTGGCGGGTCTGGTGATCCTGCTGTACCGGCGGTTCACGGTGTCCGCCGTGCGCAAGGCCACCACGCGCGGCGACAAGGTCATGTACGTGCTGCTGGCGGCGGCGATCCTCACGGGGATGGTCAACACCGTGGGGGAGAACCTGATCGGCGGCGGCTACGACTACCGGTCCTCGGTGTCGGAGTGGTTCCGGGGCTTGTTCACGTTCTCCGCGCGGCCGGAGCTGATGGCCGACGCGCCGCTGAGCTTCCAGGTGCACAACGTGATCGTGCTGGTGCTGCTGGGCATCTGGCCGTACACCCGCCTGGTGCACGTGTTCAGCGCACCGCTCGGCTACCTCGTGCGCCCGTACGTCGTCTACCGCAGCCGCGACCCGCAACGCCCCGACGCCAACCGCTACGCCCGTGCCTGGGGTGACCAACACCAGTAATCCTTGCGGATTTCGGGATTTCGTGGCTTCCGAGGCGGGTCTCTAGCGTCGATTTCATGGAATGGAGCTTTCAGTCGGCCGAAGCGCTCATCGCCGCGTTGCGTGCGGGCGCGGTGACTTCGGTCGAGTTGACCGATGAGGCGATCGGCCGCATCGAGCGCGAGGACGACGTGGTCAACGCGATCTGCGTGCCGGACTTCGACCGTGCTCGGGCGGCGGCACAGCGCGCCGACCGGGAACGGGCGCGTGGCGAGGACCGGCCGCTGCTCGGTGTTCCGGTGACCGTCAAGGAGTCCTACGACGTCGCCGGGCTGCCTACGACGTGGGGGATGCCGGCGCACCGGGACTACGTGCCCGCCGAGGACGCGGTGCAGGTGGCGCGACTCAAGGCCGCGGGCGCGGTGGTGCTCGGCAAGACGAACGTGCCGCTGGGCTTGCAGGACATCCAGACCTTCAACGAGCTCTACGGCACCACCACCAACCCGTGGGACCCCGGCCGCACGTCGGGCGGGTCCTCCGGCGGGTCGGCGGCGGCGCTGGCGTGCGGGTTCGGGGCGCTGTCGATCGGCTCCGACCTCGCCGGCTCGCTGCGCACCCCCGCGCACTTCTGCGGCGTCTACGCGCACAAGCCGACGCTCGGGCTGGCGGCCTCCCGCGGCATGACCCCGCCGGGCGAACCGGCGTTGCCGAACGACTTCGACCTCGCCGTCGTCGGCCCGATGGCCCGCACCGCCCGCGACCTCGCGCTCCTGCTCGACGTCATGGCCGGCCCGGACCCGCTGACCCTGGGCGTGGCCCACCGCCTGGCCCTACCGCCCGCCCGCCACCAGCGGCTCCGCGACTTCCGCGTCCTGGTCCTCGACGACCACCCGCTCATCCCGACCGGTTCCGCCGTGCGGGCGGCCGTGCACCGAGTGGCCGCCGCGCTGGTCGACGGCGGCGCTCGGGTCGCATGGCACAGCCCGCTGCTGCCGGACCTGACCGAAGCCGCGACGGTCTACATGCAGCTGCTGATCTCGGGTGCGGTCGCGCGTTTCCCCGTCGGACCGGACCGGCGCGACCCGAGCCCGGACGACCGCAGCCTGGACGCCGTGCGGCTGCGCGCGATGGGGGCCGGCCACCGGGACTGGCTCCAGGCCGACCACCGCCGTCAACTCCACCGGCACGGCTGGCGGCGACTGTTCGCCGAGTTCGACGCGGTGGTGTGCCCGATCACACCGACGCCCGCGTTCCCGCACGACCACCACCCCAACCCGATGGAACGGCGCATCGCCGTCGACGGCGTCGAACACCCGTACTTCGACCAACTCGTCTGGGCCGGCCTGCCCACCATGCCCGGCCTCCCCGCCACCGCCGTCCCGGCGGGCCGGTCGCCGGAGGGCCTGCCGGTCGGAGTGCAACTCGTCGGCCCCATGTCCGAGGACCGGACCCCGCTGCGGCTGGCCGAACTGCTCGAACAGGAGATCGGCGGCTTCCAGCCACCGAGGTAGACGCGCGGACGCGGTGGGCGTGCCGGGGGCTCGCGGGCGGGGGGATCGGCCTCGGTCGGCGTGCCGGTCGTCCACCGCCGCTGGTACCGGGAGCTCCGGTGTGACCGCCGTGCGGTGAGGCGCGGCGGCCCGGTTACCTGAAGGCGGGGGCGTGGTGTGCGGCCCATTCCGCGAACCGGCGGGGTGGGCGGTCGGTGACGTCCTCGACGGTGGTGGTCACGTCGGCCACCTCCGGCGGCACGGTGGCCCACATGTCGAGCATGAACTCGATGCCCTCGCTCGGCCAGCCGTCTGCCGCCCACTGGGCCCGCGCCTGGTCCGGGGTCAGTTCCTCGAAGCGGACCTCACGGCCGAGGGCGGCGCCGATCGCGCGGGTCTTCTCGGCGGGGGTCAGCGCTTCCGGACCGGTGACCGTGTACTTCCGCCCCGCGTGGCCGCCGTCGACCAGCACCGCCGCCACCACGGCCGCCACGTCCGTCTCGTCGGCCGACGCCGTCCGCCTGCCGCCGAACGGTTCCCGGACCACGCCCTCGGTGCGGATCGCGTCGGCCCAGCCCAGCGCGTTGGCCATGAAGTCGATGGGCCACACCGCCGTCCACTCCACCCCGCTCGCCGCGACCGCCCGCTCGACCGGGCCATCACCGGTGCCCAGCACGGTGACCCGCCGCACGCCGGCCGCGATCGCCGACGCCACGATCTCCTCGCCCGTGGTGAGCGGGGCGTTGCCCTCCCCGGCCAGGGTGAGCAGGTGCAGGGCGGTGACCCCGTCCAGCGCGGGTCCGAGGCCGGCGGGGTCGGTCAGGTCGCCGTGCACGACTTCGACGCCGTTCGGCAACCCGGCACCGGCCGGGTTCCTGGTCAACGCCCGCACCCGCACGCCGGCGGCGACGAGCTGGTCGACGATCTTGCGCCCGAGGGTGCCGGTGGCTCCGGTCACGAGGACCACGTCGGTGGGCTTCAGCTGGCTCATGAGCGGAACCCTAGGAGGCATTCAGGTCAGTTCGTGTCCTCGTTGTCCTGCTCGCACCTGTTGACAGACGGAC
This DNA window, taken from Saccharothrix variisporea, encodes the following:
- a CDS encoding amidase, which gives rise to MEWSFQSAEALIAALRAGAVTSVELTDEAIGRIEREDDVVNAICVPDFDRARAAAQRADRERARGEDRPLLGVPVTVKESYDVAGLPTTWGMPAHRDYVPAEDAVQVARLKAAGAVVLGKTNVPLGLQDIQTFNELYGTTTNPWDPGRTSGGSSGGSAAALACGFGALSIGSDLAGSLRTPAHFCGVYAHKPTLGLAASRGMTPPGEPALPNDFDLAVVGPMARTARDLALLLDVMAGPDPLTLGVAHRLALPPARHQRLRDFRVLVLDDHPLIPTGSAVRAAVHRVAAALVDGGARVAWHSPLLPDLTEAATVYMQLLISGAVARFPVGPDRRDPSPDDRSLDAVRLRAMGAGHRDWLQADHRRQLHRHGWRRLFAEFDAVVCPITPTPAFPHDHHPNPMERRIAVDGVEHPYFDQLVWAGLPTMPGLPATAVPAGRSPEGLPVGVQLVGPMSEDRTPLRLAELLEQEIGGFQPPR
- the narJ gene encoding nitrate reductase molybdenum cofactor assembly chaperone; protein product: MRAASSERDTRLVWRIAALLIDYPTEAVLSMLPDLRAAAASVPSPALVSFIDHALALPGGTLAQHYVETFDLRRRNCLHLSYYAYGDTRKRGMALLRFKHAYRAAGVELGEHELPDHLSVVLEFAATTDPDAGRRLLVEHRPVLELIRLSLEDSGSPYLPVLDAVCGTLPALNAADRRKVAALAAEGPPEEDVGLEPFAMDPSLHAGSGGRR
- a CDS encoding NmrA family NAD(P)-binding protein — protein: MSQLKPTDVVLVTGATGTLGRKIVDQLVAAGVRVRALTRNPAGAGLPNGVEVVHGDLTDPAGLGPALDGVTALHLLTLAGEGNAPLTTGEEIVASAIAAGVRRVTVLGTGDGPVERAVAASGVEWTAVWPIDFMANALGWADAIRTEGVVREPFGGRRTASADETDVAAVVAAVLVDGGHAGRKYTVTGPEALTPAEKTRAIGAALGREVRFEELTPDQARAQWAADGWPSEGIEFMLDMWATVPPEVADVTTTVEDVTDRPPRRFAEWAAHHAPAFR
- the narI gene encoding respiratory nitrate reductase subunit gamma, with the protein product MSTLLWLALPYIALTSFLVGHVWRYRHDQFGWTTRSSQMHESRLLRLGSPLFHFGLLAVIGGHAMGLLVPKSWTEFFGITDEMYHVVSVTAGSLAGTATVAGLVILLYRRFTVSAVRKATTRGDKVMYVLLAAAILTGMVNTVGENLIGGGYDYRSSVSEWFRGLFTFSARPELMADAPLSFQVHNVIVLVLLGIWPYTRLVHVFSAPLGYLVRPYVVYRSRDPQRPDANRYARAWGDQHQ